DNA from Brevibacterium sp. 'Marine':
CGCGTGAGCTCCGGTCACTGCCTTGTCGAGGCTGCCGGCACGACCTTCATACATGGTGCCGTATCTGTCGACGAGGAAGTTGTACCCGAGGTCGCACCATCCGCGGTTCTGAGTGTGATAGGTGAGGTAGCCGCGGATGATTGCCGGTGCCTGTGCCTTCGAGTACGAGTTCGAACCCGCTGTGTGATGGATGAACACGCCTGTGGCCGATGGCGTCGTGTCCGTGGCACAGCGGACGAGCTTCTCATCGGCACCCCACTGTTTGCGCGTGACGATCTTCGCGCGCAGGTCCGCGGCCGAGATCTGCGCGTCGACGCCCGATCCCGTGGCTGCCTGTGTGGTCAGGCCGCCGGCGGACTTCGCGACCTGTGCATCAGCCTTGGTGACCGCAGTGGACACCCGGGTGATCCGCAGATCATCGGTAGCGGCCTGTGGGTCGGCGGCGCGGACTTCGACGGCATCGGAGTCGAGCACCGGCACAGCCACGGACTGCGACTGGTGTGAGGCAGCAGGGATCTGCGCTGCTTCTGCGGAAGAGAGGTCAGGTCCGCCTTCGTCGTCCGTGGGCAGGGTCTCCCACGCCGACCAGCCGTTCCCATCGCGGGTGCGGATCTCCAGCTCGGGATCGTCGCCTTCCCAGGTGGCGCCGACGATTGTCACGTCCGAGGAATCCAGCGGCAACGCTGTGACCTCATCGGTCTGGGCGTCGACGGTCGTCTCCGCAGGAGCGCCTTCGGTGTCTGCGCCGGCGGCGGCGTCCTGGGCCGAGTCCTCGTCGGTGCGCGAGGACCCGCTGTCGCCCTCCCCGGATTCTGAGTCGCCGAGGCCGGGTGCCGTTGTCGGCACGTTCGCCGCAGAGGCACCGTTCGTGTTCGTGAGTGTGTCCGGTGCGGCCGCGAGCGCCGGTCCCGATAGGGTCGCAGTGAGGAGAATTCCGGTGAGTGCCGAGGCGAGGAATGGCAGCGGTTTCATCAGGTGAGGTCCTTGAGGTCGTCCATGACCAAGTGAGCGTTCTTCTCACTGGATGGGGGCCGGATTACGGGCACCCAGTGTGACCGCAGGAATATCGTAAGGTCATTCTCAGATTTTCGGAAGTGGGTACTTCAGCAGATGGCTGATCGCGGCGAACTCACCACACTCGAGGCGGTCCTCGACGCCTTTGCCGACAGGCTGCTCCCCCGGGTTCCCGCCGGCATTCGGGAGTTCCTCGCCTTCGGAGTCAAACAGGCGTGGGCCTGCCTCTTCGGCGCCCTCATGCTCGCCGCCATCATCGCCACTTCACTGTTCTATCCCGATGACGCGGCCATCGCCGCCAACGACTTCCTCGTCATCCTCGCCGTGCTGGTTCAGATCGGGATGCTCGTCGCTCGGCTCGAGACCGGTCGCGAGCTCATCGTCATCATCGTCTTCCACGTCGTCGGCACCGGCATGGAGGTCTTCAAAACCGCCGTGGGCTCATGGAACTACGCCCCCGGCGGGGTCCTGCACATCGGTGCCGTGCCCCTGTTCACCGGGTTCATGTACGCAGCAGTCGGCTCCTATATCGCCCGCGTGTACCGTCTCTTCGACTTGCGCTTCTGCCATTACCCGCCGAGGCGGCTGACCGTGATCATCGCCGCCGCCATCTACGTCAACTTCTTCACCCACCATTTCATCCTCGACCTCCGACTGCTCCTCGTCTTGGCCACCGTCATCGTCTTCTTCCGCTGCCGCATGTACTTCCACGTCCACCGCAGAACACTGACCATGCCGGTGCTGCTGGCCTTCGTCCTCGTCGCCTTCTTCATCTGGGTGGCCGAGAACATCGGGACCGCGGCCGGTGCCTGGCTGTACCCGAGTCAGGACGACGGCTGGCACCTGGTGCCGCTGACGAAGCTGGTGGCCTGGTTCCTGCTCATGATGATCTCCGTCGTTCTCGTGACCTTCGTCCACAGACCCAAGCCACCTGACACCTATACTTGCTGAGACCGAAACATTCAGGACGGCCGAAGGAGACTCATGGCGGCACCCGATGCGCAGAATGAGACAGAATCGAGCGCATTGCTCAAGGTGCTCCGCCCATCCAGCGGTTCCACCCTGTCGGTCAGCGCGCGTGTGCTGCTGCGCGTCATCGCCGGAGTTCTCGTTCTCGCCCTCATCCTCGCCCTCGTCGGACTGTTCCTCGTCCGTCGGTCCTTCCCGACCACCGATGGTGAGATCTCGCTGCCGGGGCTCGACGCACCGGTCACCGTCCACCGTGACGAATCGGGTGTGCCGACCATCGAGGCCGAAACCGCGCACGACCTGTTCCTGGCCCAAGGATTCGTCCACGCTCAGGACAGGTTCTGGGAGATGGATTTCCGCCGGCATGTCACCTCGGGACGGCTCTCCGAGCTCTTCGGCAGATCCCAGCTGAGCACCGACACCTTCATCCGCACTCTCGGCTGGCGGAAGGTCGCCGAGCAGGAGGTGAGGAAGCTCGATAAGACGAGCCTGGGCTACTACGAGGCCTATGCAGACGGAGTCAACGCCTATCTCAAGGACAAGTCCCCCACAGAGCTGTCCCTCGAATACGCCGTCCTCGGAATCGAGTCCGGCAGCACCGAGGTCGAGGAATGGACCCCGGTCGACAGTGTCGCCTGGCTCAAGGCCATGGCCTGGGACCTGCGATCGAATCTCGAAGACGAGATCGACCGGTCGATTCTCGGCTCTGAGCTGACCGACGAGCAGATGGCCGATCTCTATCCGGACTATCCGTACGACACCCGTCCGACGATCCTCGGCGGCAAGGCCGGCCAGAAGGCCCCGAAGAACCGCAGCGGCGATGACGCCGACGACGAGTCCCATGTCGACGACCGTGCACGGGAGGACGATGAGGCACGGGCCGGAGGCACCGTCACCGAGGCACCCCGAACGGGGAGCACCGACACCGAGGCTGCCGTCCCCACCGATGATCTCCTCGAACTGCGGAACACGCTCGATTCGCTGCCGCCGATGCTGGGACAGAACAGCGACGATATCGGGTCGAACTCGTGGGTGATCTCCGGGGAGCACACGAGCACCGGTCGTCCGCTGCTGTCGAACGACCCGCACCTCGCCCCGGCGATGCCCTCGGTCTGGTACCAGGTGGGCCTGCGATGCAAGAAGGTCACCGACGAGTGCCCCTTCGATGTCACCGGGTTCTCCTTCTCCGGACTGCCCGGCGTCGTCATCGGCCACAACCAGTCGATCGCCTGGGGACTGACGAATCTCGGCGCCGATGTCACCGACCTCGTGGTGGAGAAGATCCGCGACGGGAAGGTCATCCACGACGACGGTGACGAACCGCTGCAGGTCCGCAAGGAGACGATCGAGGTCGCGGGCGAGGACCCGCGCGAGATCACCATCCGCTCCACCCGCAACGGCCCTCTCGTATCGAAGCTCGAGGGCACCTACCGCAAGGTCCTCGATGCGACGACCGGGGCGGATTCGCAGGATCCGAAATCGGGACCGGCCGAGGAGCACTACGGTCTCGCCCTCGATTGGACGGCTCTGCGCCCGGGCACGACCGCCTCGGCGGTGTTCGCCATCAACAAGGCCACGAACTGGCAGGAGTTCCGGCATGCGGCGTCCCTGTTCGACGTGCCCTCCCAGAACCTCGTCTACGCCGATGTCGCCGGCAATATCGGCTATCAGGCCCCCGGGATGATCCCGCGTCGAGGACAGGCCGACGGCACCGTGCCCCGTCGCGGCTGGAAGTCCGACGAGGACTGGCAGGGCTGGGTCGACTTCGACGACCTGCCGAGCCTGTACAACCCGGAGCGCGGGTGGATCGTCACCGCGAACAACCCGGTCGCCTCCCCCGGCGAGACCGTGCAGCTGGGTGAGGACTTCGACTACGGAGATCGTGCCCGCCGCATCACGAAACGCATCAAGGATGCCGTCGCCGAGGGCCGGAAGC
Protein-coding regions in this window:
- a CDS encoding penicillin acylase family protein, producing the protein MAAPDAQNETESSALLKVLRPSSGSTLSVSARVLLRVIAGVLVLALILALVGLFLVRRSFPTTDGEISLPGLDAPVTVHRDESGVPTIEAETAHDLFLAQGFVHAQDRFWEMDFRRHVTSGRLSELFGRSQLSTDTFIRTLGWRKVAEQEVRKLDKTSLGYYEAYADGVNAYLKDKSPTELSLEYAVLGIESGSTEVEEWTPVDSVAWLKAMAWDLRSNLEDEIDRSILGSELTDEQMADLYPDYPYDTRPTILGGKAGQKAPKNRSGDDADDESHVDDRAREDDEARAGGTVTEAPRTGSTDTEAAVPTDDLLELRNTLDSLPPMLGQNSDDIGSNSWVISGEHTSTGRPLLSNDPHLAPAMPSVWYQVGLRCKKVTDECPFDVTGFSFSGLPGVVIGHNQSIAWGLTNLGADVTDLVVEKIRDGKVIHDDGDEPLQVRKETIEVAGEDPREITIRSTRNGPLVSKLEGTYRKVLDATTGADSQDPKSGPAEEHYGLALDWTALRPGTTASAVFAINKATNWQEFRHAASLFDVPSQNLVYADVAGNIGYQAPGMIPRRGQADGTVPRRGWKSDEDWQGWVDFDDLPSLYNPERGWIVTANNPVASPGETVQLGEDFDYGDRARRITKRIKDAVAEGRKLRPTDMAEIQNDDQNPFAAKLVPEAVKIHSHGDEDILEAKKLLKAWNGFDAASSAGAAYFNVLTKTLLEQTISSKLPDGVSPGGGSRWYLVLADLLEDPDSRWWSSHGVEGRDEALRKAMKTAWAETEDLLGPEPVTWRWGILHRLTIRNASLGESGITPVEKLFNRGPYEVSGGSGVVHATGWDASVGYETNWVPSMRQTVDLSNFDASNWINLTGASGHAFHPHYDDQTNDWAANVNRPWPYSKQAVAAAAEDTLTLEP
- a CDS encoding N-acetylmuramoyl-L-alanine amidase, translating into MKPLPFLASALTGILLTATLSGPALAAAPDTLTNTNGASAANVPTTAPGLGDSESGEGDSGSSRTDEDSAQDAAAGADTEGAPAETTVDAQTDEVTALPLDSSDVTIVGATWEGDDPELEIRTRDGNGWSAWETLPTDDEGGPDLSSAEAAQIPAASHQSQSVAVPVLDSDAVEVRAADPQAATDDLRITRVSTAVTKADAQVAKSAGGLTTQAATGSGVDAQISAADLRAKIVTRKQWGADEKLVRCATDTTPSATGVFIHHTAGSNSYSKAQAPAIIRGYLTYHTQNRGWCDLGYNFLVDRYGTMYEGRAGSLDKAVTGAHASGFNSWTIGISVLGTYSSAAPSAAAQTSVKRLVAWKAGQYGFNPTGKMTLTSGGGGTSKYALGKKVSLNVVAGHRDTSYTECPGLAFYNKLGSIRTGAKSLVPELTPPPTTSPAPKPAPKPAPKPKSYPTKGAIGSYYQKNAAKTGKPVGSEKKLTNPNGAYQSFAKGTVYWSKSTGAHFLTKGQIRVAYKRVKYEKGVLGFPSSDKQTFKHRKSARYQRFHSGMITWSPQTGSDVIYGGFLTKWKKMGYERSTLGLPTADRTVKNGVKRQNFERGYMTYTKKTGIRVHIRR
- a CDS encoding DUF817 domain-containing protein gives rise to the protein MADRGELTTLEAVLDAFADRLLPRVPAGIREFLAFGVKQAWACLFGALMLAAIIATSLFYPDDAAIAANDFLVILAVLVQIGMLVARLETGRELIVIIVFHVVGTGMEVFKTAVGSWNYAPGGVLHIGAVPLFTGFMYAAVGSYIARVYRLFDLRFCHYPPRRLTVIIAAAIYVNFFTHHFILDLRLLLVLATVIVFFRCRMYFHVHRRTLTMPVLLAFVLVAFFIWVAENIGTAAGAWLYPSQDDGWHLVPLTKLVAWFLLMMISVVLVTFVHRPKPPDTYTC